A window of Haloarchaeobius litoreus contains these coding sequences:
- a CDS encoding DUF5784 family protein produces the protein MARPLRFRRSHERWDDDRVRRDLLADLDSNLGAELVTPHYKPPNGWQAWRFEMDNGDMALFCYDGDVAYWLGNTETPSTLWRTDKYEWDDVPYEVTRWAQRELMADLAVEAPWLGDYPHVRWYFLTVLMSKDGRETTREFLHERACGFPDSDPDVALSYLESVLKPGYLDDYREEMAGKLGTSETLDYWRMCAAISEFVAAKLLTDAGYDVTPEIEVTTGHFLDYRATEPDGTSYLVEVTRPRPPNRRSTNSPVVAVRDTAEVKTTGQLANHGGGVVLFVDCSGFTDEQWAAVKGEQPDVRHKPAVVYRVRPDGSAEGYTKGDVPLYLDNAMTLL, from the coding sequence GTGGCACGACCCCTCCGCTTCCGGCGCTCGCACGAACGCTGGGACGACGACCGCGTTCGCCGGGACCTGCTGGCGGACCTCGATTCGAACCTCGGTGCAGAGCTCGTCACGCCCCACTACAAGCCGCCGAACGGCTGGCAGGCGTGGCGGTTCGAGATGGACAACGGCGACATGGCACTGTTCTGTTACGACGGCGACGTGGCGTACTGGCTCGGCAACACCGAGACGCCGAGCACGCTCTGGCGGACGGACAAGTACGAGTGGGACGACGTCCCCTACGAGGTCACCCGGTGGGCCCAGCGCGAGCTCATGGCCGACCTCGCCGTCGAGGCACCGTGGCTCGGCGACTACCCGCACGTCCGCTGGTACTTCCTCACCGTCCTGATGTCCAAGGACGGCCGCGAGACGACCCGGGAGTTCCTCCACGAGCGCGCCTGTGGCTTCCCCGATTCCGACCCCGACGTGGCGCTTTCGTACCTCGAATCGGTGCTGAAGCCGGGCTACCTGGACGACTACCGCGAGGAGATGGCCGGCAAGCTCGGTACGAGCGAGACGCTCGACTACTGGCGGATGTGTGCGGCCATCTCGGAGTTCGTCGCCGCGAAGCTGCTCACCGATGCCGGCTACGACGTCACCCCCGAGATCGAGGTGACGACGGGCCACTTCCTCGACTACCGGGCGACAGAGCCCGACGGCACGAGCTACCTCGTCGAGGTCACGCGGCCGCGGCCGCCGAACCGCCGGAGCACGAACAGCCCGGTCGTGGCGGTCCGCGATACGGCGGAGGTGAAGACGACCGGCCAGCTCGCGAACCACGGCGGCGGCGTCGTGCTGTTCGTCGACTGTTCGGGGTTCACCGACGAGCAGTGGGCCGCCGTGAAGGGCGAACAGCCCGACGTCCGGCACAAGCCCGCCGTCGTCTACCGGGTGCGACCCGACGGCTCCGCGGAGGGGTACACGAAGGGCGACGTGCCGCTGTACCTCGACAACGCGATGACGCTGCTGTAG
- a CDS encoding DUF7561 family protein encodes MSTDPCDGCGSPVKIRGGIGDFWSFFGGSNDAEGMLLTFDSDGSEHLLCYDCIEKLPDEPTAADVAALE; translated from the coding sequence GTGAGCACGGACCCCTGTGACGGCTGCGGTAGCCCGGTGAAGATACGCGGCGGTATCGGCGACTTCTGGTCGTTCTTCGGCGGCAGCAATGACGCCGAGGGGATGCTGTTGACGTTCGACAGCGACGGCTCCGAGCACCTGCTCTGCTACGACTGCATCGAGAAGCTTCCGGACGAGCCGACCGCGGCCGACGTCGCGGCCCTGGAGTAG
- a CDS encoding YkgJ family cysteine cluster protein produces the protein MDVDCEGCAGCCVDWRPLTDHPSDHERRGPHEPLDDIYNLAPLTRTEVRQFCDAGYGDALIPRLWTVPETVDGAVVVDGRRLAALGGQPTFFVGLRKTPKPVAPVGTDAERWLRSCVFLDPTTLQCRIHGGGLYPSECADYPGHNLLLERETECERVEAAFDGERLLDDEPPESVGGLLLGPQALGEKVFVHPEPDALAGIASRAAAGTLTRADRAEFAGWAAGSVPGTTEHSERRYEEYRDAVLSADSWVTGAVETWTAWASGEGEDAPDAEAAERVEDQAGAPGTPGWDAVE, from the coding sequence ATGGACGTCGACTGCGAGGGCTGTGCCGGTTGCTGTGTCGACTGGCGACCCCTCACGGACCACCCGAGCGACCACGAGCGCCGCGGGCCCCACGAGCCACTCGACGACATCTACAACCTCGCGCCGCTGACCCGGACGGAGGTGCGGCAGTTCTGTGACGCCGGCTACGGCGACGCGCTGATCCCGCGGCTCTGGACGGTCCCCGAAACGGTGGACGGTGCGGTGGTCGTCGACGGCCGCCGGCTGGCCGCACTCGGTGGCCAGCCGACGTTCTTCGTCGGCCTGCGGAAGACCCCGAAGCCGGTCGCGCCGGTCGGGACCGACGCGGAGCGGTGGCTCCGGAGCTGCGTGTTCCTCGACCCGACGACGCTCCAGTGTCGAATCCACGGCGGCGGGCTCTACCCGTCGGAGTGCGCCGACTACCCGGGGCACAACCTCCTCCTCGAACGCGAGACCGAGTGCGAGCGCGTCGAGGCCGCGTTCGACGGCGAACGCCTGCTCGACGACGAGCCCCCCGAGTCGGTCGGCGGACTGCTGCTCGGCCCGCAGGCGCTCGGCGAGAAGGTGTTCGTCCACCCCGAGCCCGACGCGCTGGCGGGCATCGCGAGCCGGGCAGCCGCGGGGACGCTGACCCGCGCGGACCGCGCCGAGTTCGCCGGCTGGGCGGCGGGGTCGGTCCCGGGAACGACCGAGCACAGCGAGCGACGCTACGAGGAGTACCGCGACGCCGTGCTGTCGGCCGACTCCTGGGTCACGGGCGCAGTCGAGACCTGGACCGCCTGGGCGTCCGGCGAGGGTGAGGATGCGCCCGACGCCGAGGCCGCCGAACGCGTCGAGGACCAGGCTGGAGCACCGGGGACCCCCGGCTGGGACGCGGTGGAGTGA
- a CDS encoding MaoC family dehydratase, with translation MEYFEDIEVGDTREYGSYTVEAEEIMEFAGQYDPQPFHTDEEAAAESFFGGLVASGWHTSAITMRLLVTGIFPDTSAMGAVGVDELRWPNPVRPGDELHVETEVLETEADYRPGVGLVRSRVETFDQDGELKQHFVSRALYEQR, from the coding sequence ATGGAGTACTTCGAGGACATCGAGGTCGGCGACACCCGCGAGTATGGCAGCTACACCGTCGAGGCCGAGGAGATCATGGAGTTCGCCGGGCAGTACGACCCGCAGCCGTTCCACACCGACGAGGAGGCCGCCGCGGAGAGCTTCTTCGGCGGGCTGGTCGCGAGCGGCTGGCACACCAGCGCGATCACGATGCGGCTGCTGGTCACGGGCATCTTCCCCGACACCTCGGCGATGGGCGCGGTCGGGGTCGACGAGCTGCGCTGGCCGAACCCGGTGCGGCCGGGCGACGAACTCCACGTCGAGACGGAGGTGCTGGAGACCGAGGCGGACTACCGCCCCGGCGTCGGCCTGGTCCGGAGCCGCGTGGAGACGTTCGACCAGGATGGCGAACTGAAGCAGCACTTCGTGAGCCGGGCGCTGTACGAGCAGCGGTGA
- a CDS encoding NAD(P)H-binding protein, whose translation MRVLVTGATGFVGGHLVPPLRDAGHDVVALVRDPARYDAPDDVTVVRGDLLDPETLPPAFEDVDAAYYLVHSMQSGEDFEDRDRRAARNFVDAADEAGVSRVVYLGGLGEERDRLSEHLRSRREVEHLLEEGEFELTTLRAAIIVGAGSASFQMVYQLVKRLPVMVTPKWVSTPCQPIAIDDVVAYLVGVLDAPETAGRTFEIGGSEVLTYREMLETTARATGQPLRVVPVPVLSPELSAYWVSLVTDVPKGVARPLIAGLRNPVVVTDDSITDYVDVELTPFETAVREALAADPEAPEPVPVVGPA comes from the coding sequence ATGCGCGTGCTCGTCACCGGTGCGACCGGATTCGTCGGTGGTCACCTCGTGCCCCCGCTGCGCGACGCGGGCCACGACGTGGTGGCGCTCGTCCGCGACCCCGCCCGGTACGACGCCCCCGACGACGTGACCGTCGTTCGCGGCGACCTGCTCGACCCCGAGACGCTCCCGCCCGCGTTCGAGGACGTCGACGCGGCGTACTACCTCGTCCACTCGATGCAGTCCGGCGAGGACTTCGAGGACCGCGACCGGCGTGCAGCCCGGAACTTCGTCGACGCGGCGGACGAGGCGGGCGTCTCGCGCGTGGTCTATCTCGGCGGCCTCGGCGAGGAGCGCGACCGCCTCTCCGAACACCTGCGCTCGCGCCGCGAGGTCGAGCACCTGCTGGAGGAGGGCGAGTTCGAGCTGACGACGCTCCGGGCGGCCATCATCGTCGGGGCGGGCAGCGCCAGCTTCCAGATGGTGTACCAGCTCGTCAAGCGGCTGCCGGTGATGGTGACGCCGAAGTGGGTGTCGACCCCGTGCCAGCCCATCGCCATCGACGACGTGGTCGCCTACCTCGTCGGCGTGCTGGACGCCCCGGAGACGGCCGGCCGGACGTTCGAGATCGGCGGCTCCGAGGTGCTCACCTACCGCGAGATGCTGGAGACGACGGCACGGGCCACCGGTCAGCCGCTCCGTGTCGTCCCGGTGCCTGTCCTCTCACCGGAGTTGTCGGCGTACTGGGTCAGCCTCGTGACCGACGTGCCGAAGGGCGTCGCCCGACCGCTCATCGCCGGACTCCGGAACCCGGTCGTCGTCACCGACGACAGCATCACCGACTACGTCGACGTGGAGCTGACGCCGTTCGAGACCGCCGTGCGCGAAGCGCTCGCCGCGGACCCGGAGGCACCGGAACCGGTCCCGGTGGTGGGCCCGGCGTGA
- a CDS encoding YccF domain-containing protein, with product MARSLLVRAVWFLLVGWWLTFIAINVAWFLNVTIIGIPLGIAIINRVPTLLTLKERREPIDPDAGRSQHSLLVRAVYFLLVGWWLSLLWANLAWAFAASIVGLPVAVVMFNYLPYLTSLYRFDG from the coding sequence ATGGCCCGTTCCCTCCTCGTCCGTGCCGTGTGGTTCCTGCTCGTCGGCTGGTGGCTCACGTTCATCGCCATCAACGTCGCGTGGTTCCTGAACGTCACCATCATCGGCATCCCGCTCGGTATCGCCATCATCAACCGCGTGCCGACGCTGCTGACGCTGAAGGAGCGCCGCGAGCCCATCGACCCCGACGCCGGCCGGAGCCAGCACTCGCTGCTCGTCCGGGCGGTGTACTTCCTGCTCGTCGGCTGGTGGCTCAGCCTGCTCTGGGCGAACCTCGCCTGGGCGTTCGCCGCCTCCATCGTCGGCCTCCCCGTCGCCGTCGTGATGTTCAACTACCTGCCGTATCTGACCTCGCTCTACCGGTTCGACGGCTGA
- a CDS encoding YncE family protein has protein sequence MTDVTTIATGIDAAIGCDYRRAERALYFVEFGGSIARYDLVRDAVGTVSTGTDTIMGTYQYDLDTGQQGAAGDDVWWEIITDGERKLVSLEDAAIAYLGDVDYDGISSAEVQALDYDRARDISGSDDDNELFEGAVFTVRTNDGNYAKVEVLDHGDDLQIRYRTYELQDAYQELGTGYDRPEDIALGSDGRHAYVTERGGNVLRVDLDDADRSQATVLASGLTGPHQLALDEDHNQAYVVEYDDDGRLLRVDLTTGAVDERYGGLHGAVGLLVDEERQFAYVTEQRGGGSNGVLTRIELATGANEQLVDNLTAPFMLSWGSPTEDRVVFTERDPENAVSMVDLTTLDVDTLVDDVPFRPSSVALVSEDELVVCSDDVLASVDLVADLYPADAPLFMGIGHVPVTDISADGYATTQGPGYPLQTRNAPFGGRLPIMLNHERAYHDEGARYYRLLVDGDEPRQSWHQLRWTTSTNRFEPEAVSASSGGYYRIQRPGEIWYNSRLGYKLATGWLTNGEHTITVKFYADRDRSSLVDQEHVDVHIDNQHPRAEIGTIYHKLPSGAPAAEEEIGACGIVDGGTDEFQLALTAHDPEGHLRSWSLRTLWGANQSAHVANDSYDNHDSSVGWAGIQDSREPSGWWSVYALESESARQCAHTFHLDVWGRTVNGYHHVHHSRYHKSITMLLPDPGP, from the coding sequence ATGACAGACGTAACAACCATCGCGACAGGAATCGACGCCGCCATCGGCTGTGACTATCGACGGGCAGAACGCGCGCTGTACTTCGTCGAGTTCGGCGGCAGCATCGCACGCTACGACCTCGTTCGGGACGCCGTCGGCACGGTCTCCACGGGGACGGACACCATCATGGGGACGTACCAGTACGACCTCGACACGGGCCAGCAGGGAGCCGCCGGCGACGACGTCTGGTGGGAGATCATCACCGACGGCGAGCGAAAGCTCGTCTCGCTGGAGGACGCCGCCATCGCGTACCTCGGTGACGTCGACTACGACGGCATCTCGTCGGCCGAGGTACAGGCCCTCGACTACGACCGGGCGCGGGACATAAGCGGCAGCGACGACGACAACGAGCTGTTCGAGGGCGCGGTGTTCACGGTCCGGACCAACGACGGCAACTACGCGAAGGTCGAGGTGCTCGACCACGGGGACGACCTGCAGATCCGGTACCGCACCTACGAGCTGCAGGACGCGTACCAGGAGCTCGGCACGGGCTACGACCGACCGGAGGACATCGCGCTCGGCAGCGACGGTCGCCACGCGTACGTCACCGAGCGCGGCGGCAACGTCCTCCGCGTCGACCTGGACGACGCCGACCGGAGTCAGGCGACCGTCCTCGCGAGCGGGCTCACGGGGCCCCACCAGCTCGCGCTCGACGAGGACCACAACCAGGCCTACGTCGTGGAGTACGACGACGACGGCCGGCTGCTCCGGGTCGACCTCACCACCGGTGCCGTCGACGAACGCTACGGCGGACTTCACGGTGCCGTCGGGCTCCTCGTCGACGAGGAGCGACAGTTCGCCTACGTCACCGAACAGCGCGGTGGGGGCTCGAACGGGGTGCTCACCCGCATCGAGCTCGCGACCGGCGCGAACGAGCAGCTGGTCGACAACCTGACCGCCCCGTTCATGCTCTCGTGGGGGAGCCCCACGGAGGACCGCGTCGTCTTCACCGAGCGCGACCCCGAGAACGCCGTCTCGATGGTCGACCTCACGACGCTCGACGTCGACACGCTCGTCGACGACGTCCCGTTCCGGCCGTCGAGCGTCGCGCTCGTCAGCGAGGACGAACTCGTCGTCTGTAGCGACGACGTGCTCGCCAGCGTCGACCTCGTCGCCGACCTCTACCCGGCGGACGCACCGCTGTTCATGGGCATCGGCCACGTCCCGGTCACCGACATCTCGGCTGACGGCTACGCCACCACGCAGGGGCCGGGCTACCCGCTCCAGACGCGGAACGCCCCGTTCGGCGGGCGGCTCCCGATCATGCTCAACCACGAGCGGGCCTACCACGACGAGGGGGCGCGCTACTACCGCCTGCTCGTCGACGGCGACGAGCCGCGGCAGAGCTGGCACCAGCTCAGGTGGACGACCAGCACGAACCGGTTCGAGCCGGAGGCCGTCTCGGCGTCCAGCGGCGGCTACTACCGGATTCAGCGTCCCGGCGAGATCTGGTACAACAGCCGGCTGGGCTACAAGCTCGCCACCGGCTGGCTCACCAACGGCGAACACACCATCACGGTGAAGTTCTACGCCGACCGGGACCGCAGCAGCCTCGTCGACCAGGAGCACGTCGACGTACACATCGACAACCAGCACCCGCGCGCGGAGATCGGGACCATCTACCACAAGCTCCCGTCGGGCGCGCCCGCAGCGGAGGAGGAGATCGGGGCCTGCGGCATCGTCGACGGCGGCACCGACGAGTTCCAGCTCGCGCTCACCGCCCACGACCCGGAGGGCCACCTCCGGAGCTGGTCGCTGCGGACGCTCTGGGGTGCCAACCAGAGCGCTCACGTCGCGAACGACAGCTACGACAACCACGACTCGTCGGTCGGCTGGGCCGGCATCCAGGACAGCCGCGAACCGTCGGGCTGGTGGTCGGTGTACGCACTCGAATCCGAGTCGGCGCGCCAGTGCGCCCACACGTTCCACCTCGACGTGTGGGGCCGGACGGTGAACGGCTACCACCACGTCCACCACTCGCGCTACCACAAGTCCATCACGATGCTGCTGCCCGACCCGGGTCCCTGA
- a CDS encoding RNA-binding domain-containing protein: protein MIYSVDVQITAPVKDTEVTDRVADAIRNIFPEATVEEHPGELLATTHQVDHFSELLHERAILDTARGQFFGNRDGNVVEFDLKKQAAFQGVVNFSVGNPDELGDIHVRMRVTEPSVEAFVDHVAPPTEEGKPVETRDEN, encoded by the coding sequence ATGATATACAGCGTCGACGTGCAGATCACGGCACCGGTGAAGGACACCGAGGTCACGGACCGAGTCGCCGACGCCATCCGGAACATCTTCCCGGAGGCCACGGTCGAGGAGCACCCGGGCGAGCTGCTCGCGACGACCCACCAGGTCGACCACTTCTCGGAGCTGCTGCACGAGCGAGCCATCCTCGACACGGCCCGCGGCCAGTTCTTCGGAAACCGCGACGGCAACGTCGTCGAGTTCGACCTGAAGAAGCAGGCGGCGTTCCAGGGCGTGGTGAACTTCTCCGTCGGCAACCCCGACGAACTGGGCGACATCCACGTCCGGATGCGGGTCACGGAGCCGTCCGTCGAGGCGTTCGTCGACCACGTCGCGCCGCCGACCGAGGAGGGCAAACCGGTCGAGACGCGCGACGAGAACTGA
- a CDS encoding GNAT family N-acetyltransferase: MQPATERALEAYWTDQLGVSGDAFETGGVVVGEVGDDAGVQVFVRDGTVAVGAPSAFVADCRARADALAAVAADDPAALERWVEERVAPVETVLGPAFYGYTDRERFEPVASAARVLTDDDEAAYDRFRAAVPADEWDAGGPAFEPGETVGIEADGRLVAAAGFKVWDEQIAHVGVVTHPDYRSRGFGRAVVSRATERALDAGLWPQYRTLDAWPWSVALAEGLGFERFATGLLVVVAQPSNR; the protein is encoded by the coding sequence ATGCAGCCGGCGACGGAGCGAGCGCTCGAAGCGTACTGGACCGACCAGCTCGGCGTCTCGGGCGACGCGTTCGAGACGGGCGGCGTGGTCGTCGGCGAGGTCGGAGACGACGCGGGCGTACAGGTGTTCGTCCGAGACGGCACCGTCGCCGTCGGTGCGCCGTCGGCGTTCGTCGCGGACTGCCGGGCGCGGGCCGACGCGCTCGCAGCGGTCGCGGCCGACGACCCGGCGGCGCTCGAACGGTGGGTCGAGGAGCGGGTCGCCCCGGTCGAGACGGTGCTCGGCCCGGCGTTCTACGGCTACACCGACCGCGAGCGCTTCGAGCCCGTCGCGTCGGCGGCGCGGGTGCTGACCGACGACGACGAGGCTGCCTACGACCGGTTCCGGGCGGCGGTGCCAGCAGACGAGTGGGACGCTGGCGGCCCGGCGTTCGAGCCGGGGGAGACCGTCGGCATCGAGGCGGACGGCCGGCTCGTCGCGGCGGCGGGCTTCAAGGTGTGGGACGAGCAGATCGCACACGTCGGCGTCGTCACGCACCCCGACTACCGCTCCCGGGGGTTCGGGCGGGCGGTGGTCTCGCGGGCGACCGAGCGGGCGCTCGACGCCGGGCTGTGGCCGCAGTACCGGACGCTCGACGCGTGGCCGTGGTCGGTCGCGCTGGCGGAGGGACTGGGCTTCGAGCGGTTCGCGACGGGCTTGCTGGTCGTCGTCGCTCAGCCGTCGAACCGGTAG
- a CDS encoding AAA family ATPase has product MTVIGTVGLPGSGKGEAANVAREHDIPVVTMGDVIRQECRDRGLDPAEHHGRIAQALREENGPDAIAQRSLPMIRDHLAGHDTVLVDGLRSGVELEVFEAAFGDDFVLVSIEAPFEVRRDRLAERGRDRTDEDGESLRERDERERGFGMDDAMERADVVIDNTDTLAAFREQIETLLAEGPAAVSEVQG; this is encoded by the coding sequence ATGACCGTCATCGGAACAGTCGGCCTGCCCGGGAGCGGCAAGGGCGAGGCGGCGAACGTGGCCCGCGAGCACGACATCCCCGTCGTGACGATGGGCGACGTCATCCGACAGGAGTGTCGTGATCGCGGGCTCGACCCGGCCGAGCACCACGGCCGCATCGCACAGGCGCTACGGGAGGAGAACGGCCCCGACGCCATCGCCCAGCGGTCGCTACCCATGATCCGCGACCACCTCGCGGGTCACGACACCGTCCTCGTCGACGGCCTGCGCTCGGGCGTCGAGCTCGAGGTGTTCGAGGCCGCGTTCGGTGACGACTTCGTGCTCGTGAGCATCGAGGCTCCGTTCGAGGTGCGCCGGGACCGTCTGGCCGAGCGCGGCCGGGACAGGACCGACGAGGACGGCGAGAGCCTGCGGGAGCGCGACGAGCGCGAGCGCGGCTTCGGGATGGACGACGCGATGGAGCGTGCGGACGTCGTCATCGACAACACCGACACGTTGGCGGCGTTCCGCGAGCAGATCGAGACGTTGCTCGCCGAGGGACCGGCGGCCGTCTCGGAGGTGCAGGGATGA
- a CDS encoding DUF5786 family protein, with protein MSMGAYDDDEHERREQQASRVDTDFDDERTVYHGKVEYDSGDSTEDLLEQFEQIKSD; from the coding sequence ATGTCAATGGGTGCCTACGACGATGACGAGCACGAGCGGCGCGAGCAGCAGGCCAGTCGGGTCGATACCGACTTCGACGACGAGCGGACTGTGTACCACGGGAAGGTCGAGTACGACTCGGGCGACTCGACCGAGGACCTGCTCGAACAGTTCGAGCAGATAAAGTCGGATTAG
- a CDS encoding DUF7530 family protein, protein MSDGSTAQSGDGTATGGTPREPPRDREEFGETWVYESIVGALPGIEISERAAVTIQLLGFEAALLLLAWYYDLWSAVPAGTAAVAVAAVGSALMLRLGASIRRLPTPDDYQRLLFGSSIEVVLGVLAFIAVVTHLFVVDPARSADPLVTSLFGEEPPVLAVYLMLLILWDVAYRIGTGWWAGVVAIWRAYVYEFDRETSWAFARADLLNLWFAVAQLLLVPFVLDRPVLSAVIVAHVFAVTLATSLSVGLSIRRQNDP, encoded by the coding sequence GTGAGCGACGGCTCCACCGCGCAGTCCGGCGACGGTACGGCGACGGGCGGCACGCCCAGGGAGCCGCCCCGCGACCGCGAGGAGTTCGGCGAGACGTGGGTGTACGAGAGCATCGTCGGCGCACTCCCCGGCATCGAGATCTCCGAGCGAGCGGCCGTCACCATCCAGCTGCTCGGCTTCGAGGCCGCACTGCTCCTGCTGGCGTGGTACTACGACCTCTGGTCGGCGGTCCCGGCGGGCACCGCGGCGGTCGCAGTCGCCGCCGTCGGCAGCGCGCTGATGCTGCGGCTCGGGGCCTCCATCCGCCGGCTCCCGACGCCCGACGACTACCAGCGACTCCTGTTCGGTTCGAGCATCGAGGTCGTCCTCGGCGTGCTCGCGTTCATCGCGGTCGTCACGCACCTGTTCGTCGTCGACCCTGCGCGCTCGGCGGACCCGCTGGTCACCAGCCTGTTCGGCGAGGAGCCGCCGGTGCTCGCGGTGTACCTGATGCTGCTCATCCTCTGGGACGTCGCCTACCGCATCGGCACCGGCTGGTGGGCCGGCGTCGTCGCCATCTGGCGGGCGTACGTCTACGAGTTCGACCGCGAGACCTCGTGGGCGTTCGCCCGGGCCGACCTGCTGAACCTCTGGTTCGCGGTCGCACAGCTGCTGCTCGTGCCGTTCGTCCTCGATCGGCCGGTGCTGTCGGCCGTCATCGTCGCCCACGTCTTCGCCGTGACGCTGGCCACGTCGCTCTCGGTGGGGCTGAGCATCCGCCGGCAGAACGACCCCTAA
- a CDS encoding histidine kinase N-terminal 7TM domain-containing protein: MVDAAPLLPGLMLVSAAASAAIAAYLVVRIWRSTPAPGSRSFLLVASSAGIWCLGVALVLWEPTSEGMAALSMVSWLGMTTLAVAWPAFVLEYTRSVDVFRLRVLGPLSVVPAATFSALFVANGLLVNEVHSESIGNLSTLDGTPGPLLVVFILYTYVLNAGTFVLLAQHYREAGDQVRPQTGALLVAGALPFAVSIASLLGVTPFQPVDLTPFVFSVTNVIVLLALFRYDLFRLVPIARTTLVEELTDGVLVVAPDGRIVDSNPAASALLGTGDLVGERVDDLSVDLGLGTVDETGGRSTFTIDDAGEIRHVEVAISNIRTPGEGVTGSLVVLHDITEQREREALLEETNERLDEFASVVSHDLRNPLTISQGYVEILRERHSDPELEEVADANARMQEIIDDTLRLARLETQALDEEWVSLHDAAIDAWGLVDTDDARLAVDADGSVYADPGRLQTLLENCFRNSVEHGSTSRRAVSGDSVEHGSPDDGTPLTVSIGWLDDGFYVADDGVGVPEEVRDDLFEMGVSSVEEGTGFGLAIVERTVRDHGWTIELADADGARFEVRGVDVRS, from the coding sequence ATGGTCGATGCCGCACCGCTACTCCCGGGACTGATGCTGGTGTCTGCAGCGGCGAGTGCGGCCATCGCTGCCTACCTGGTCGTCCGCATCTGGCGATCGACGCCGGCTCCCGGGAGCCGTTCGTTCCTCCTGGTCGCCAGTTCGGCGGGGATTTGGTGTCTCGGTGTGGCGCTGGTGCTGTGGGAGCCGACGTCCGAGGGGATGGCCGCGCTGTCGATGGTCTCCTGGCTCGGGATGACGACCCTCGCCGTCGCCTGGCCGGCGTTCGTGCTGGAGTACACCCGGTCGGTCGACGTGTTCCGTCTGCGGGTGCTCGGGCCGCTGTCGGTCGTTCCCGCTGCCACGTTCTCCGCACTGTTCGTCGCGAACGGCCTGCTGGTCAACGAGGTCCACTCCGAGAGTATCGGGAATCTCTCGACGCTCGACGGCACCCCCGGCCCCCTGCTCGTCGTGTTCATCCTCTACACCTACGTCCTGAACGCGGGAACGTTCGTGCTGTTGGCCCAGCACTACCGCGAGGCCGGCGACCAGGTCCGTCCGCAGACGGGCGCGTTGCTCGTCGCAGGCGCACTCCCCTTCGCCGTCAGCATCGCCAGCCTGCTCGGCGTGACCCCGTTCCAGCCGGTCGACCTGACCCCGTTCGTGTTCTCCGTCACGAACGTCATCGTCCTCCTCGCGCTGTTCCGGTACGACCTGTTCCGGCTCGTCCCCATCGCCCGGACGACCCTGGTCGAGGAGCTGACCGACGGCGTGCTCGTCGTCGCCCCCGACGGCCGCATCGTCGACTCCAACCCGGCAGCGAGCGCCCTGCTCGGAACCGGCGACCTCGTCGGGGAGCGTGTCGACGACCTCTCCGTCGACCTCGGCCTGGGTACGGTCGACGAGACCGGTGGCCGGTCGACGTTCACCATCGACGACGCGGGTGAGATCCGCCACGTCGAGGTCGCCATCTCGAACATCCGGACACCCGGCGAGGGCGTCACCGGCTCGCTCGTCGTCCTCCACGACATCACCGAGCAGCGCGAACGCGAGGCGTTGCTCGAGGAGACGAACGAGCGGCTCGACGAGTTCGCGAGCGTCGTCAGCCACGACCTCCGGAACCCGCTCACCATCTCCCAGGGCTACGTCGAGATCCTCCGCGAGCGCCATAGCGACCCCGAACTGGAAGAGGTAGCCGACGCGAACGCTCGTATGCAGGAGATCATCGACGACACGCTTCGCCTCGCCCGGCTGGAGACCCAGGCGCTCGACGAGGAGTGGGTGTCGCTCCACGACGCCGCCATCGACGCCTGGGGGCTCGTCGACACCGACGACGCCAGACTCGCGGTCGACGCCGACGGCTCGGTGTACGCCGACCCCGGCCGGCTCCAGACCCTGCTCGAGAACTGCTTCCGGAACAGCGTGGAACACGGTTCCACGAGCCGCCGGGCTGTGTCCGGCGACAGCGTCGAGCACGGCTCCCCCGACGACGGCACCCCCCTCACCGTCTCCATCGGCTGGCTCGACGACGGGTTCTACGTCGCCGACGACGGCGTCGGCGTCCCCGAAGAGGTCCGCGACGATCTCTTCGAGATGGGCGTCTCCTCCGTGGAGGAGGGCACGGGGTTCGGGCTGGCCATCGTCGAACGGACCGTGCGAGACCACGGCTGGACGATAGAACTCGCCGACGCCGACGGGGCCCGCTTCGAGGTGCGGGGCGTCGACGTTCGCTCCTGA